Within Ictalurus furcatus strain D&B chromosome 3, Billie_1.0, whole genome shotgun sequence, the genomic segment TCTATTTTGCTTTTATGTTAGATAAATGAATGCTTATGAgtgaacatttattttgtgaattatttaaattattatggTGTAATTTTTAATTGTGGGTTGTGAGGTCTATCATCTAATCTAAATGATAGCTAATATAACAGGATTATCTGCAACATATGCTGCATGATGTAATGACTGTAATATGATGCTACGATAAACaacagtttttaattaaattaaaaaaaaaattgaaataaaggAAATTATCTACACTTACAGTATGGCTATGGCTGCTGCTTAGTGGGATTGGAGGCCAAAGTACAACACCATTTACAACAGAAACCACAGAAGGGACAACTGAATTCACAATGGCCACTGAAACAACGGAATCCTCAACTATTCCAACTCTGCGCATTACAACTGAAAAACTGACAATGACAGAGGAAACTTCCACAGCCACAactacaacattaactacaacaccaacaacacaaCTGACCAGTACTATTTTGTCGACAACACAGGCTGCAACAACAGATGAAACAACTACATCcacaacaactgtagccccaacccCTACAACTCaggaacaaacaacaacagtggaaacaaccacagctacaagtaTACCATTAACTACAACACCTACAACAGAACTGACCAGTACTATTTTGTCGACAACACAGGCTGCAACAACAGATGAAACAACTGCATCAACCACTATAAATCAGGAACAaagtactacagaggaaacaaccacatcTACAACTATACagacaacagcacaaacagtagaactatcaactacacaggttacaacaagtgcagaaccaacaacagtaggaacaactgcatctacaattactccagctccaactactccaactgaggaagcaacaactacagaggagaCAACTACAGCTCCAactacaacattaactacagcagcaacaacagaactaaccactaccacagattcaactacacaggctacaacaagcacaggaccaagaacagtagaaacaactgtatcttcAACTACTACAGCTCCAAccactacaactgaggaagaaagaactacagaggaaacaaccataGCTACAACAGTACTGAGTAAAGCACCAACAACAGAactatcaactacacaggctacaacaagcgcAAAACCAATGACAGTAGGAACatctgcatctacaactactctaGCTCAAAGCATTACAagtgaggaagcaacaactacagaggaaacaatcAGAGTTACAACTACAACTTTAACTagagcagcaacaacagaatttaccacttccacagaatcaactacacaggctacaacaagcacaggaccAATGATAGTAGAAACTACTGCATCTACAGCTACTTCAGCTCCAACCAATACAATTCAGGAACCTACAACTACAACACTACCTACAGCACCAACAACAGAACTGACCACTAGCACTCTATCCACAACAGaagctacaacaagcacacagccaacaactgaacaaacaactgcatctacaacaactgtagcctCAACCACTACAACTCaggaacaaacaacaacagtggaaacaaccacagctacaagtaTACCATCAactacaacaccaacaacagaacaatcaactacacaggctacaacaagcacaggaccaataacagtagaaacaactgcatctacaactactccagttTCAAccactacaactgaggaagcaaggACTatagaggaaacaaccacagctacaagtaTACCATCAactacaacaccaacaacagaaCAATCAACTatacaggctacaacaagcacaggaccaataacagtagaaacaactgcatctacagctacttcagctccaaccagtACACTTCAGGAACCTACAACTACAACAGTACATACAGCATCACCAACAGAACTGGCCACTAGCACTATATCCACAACagaggctacaacaagcacacagCCAACAACTGAAGAAACAACTACATCcacaacaactgtagccccaaccacTACAACTCaggaacaaacaacaacagtggaaacaaccacagctacaagtaTACCATCAACTACAACACCTACAACAGAAATGACCAGTACTATTGTATCCACAACACAGTCTCTAACAACAGATGAAACAACTGCATCAACAACAATGGTAGTGCCAACCACTACAAATCAGGAACCaagtactacagaggaaacaactacatCTACAACTATACagacaacagcacaaacagcagaactaaccactaccacagaatcaactacacaggctacaacaagcacaggaccAATGATAGTAGAAACTACTGCATCTACAGCTACTTCAGCTCCAACCAATACAGTTCAGGAACCTACAACTACAACACTACCTACAGCACCAACAACAGAACTGACCACTAGCACTCTATCCACAACAGaagctacaacaagcacacagccaacaactgaacaaacaactgcatctacaacaactgtagcctCAACCACTACAACTCaggaacaaacaacaacagtggaaacaaccacagctacaagtaTACCATCAactacaacaccaacaacagaacaatcaactacacaggctacaaaaAGCACAGGACAAATGgcagaaacaactgcatctacaactactcaaGTTTCAACCACTACAACCGAGGAAGCAAggactacagaggaaacaaccacagctacaagtaCACCATCAACTACAACACCTACAACAGAACAATCAACTatacaggctacaacaagcacaggaccaacgacagtagaaacaactgcatctacagctacttcagctccaaccagtACAATTCAGGAACCTACAACTACAACACTTCCTACAGCACCAACAACAGAACTGACCACTAGCACTCTATCCACAACagaggctacaacaagcacacagCCAACAACTGAAGAAACAACTACATCcacaacaactgtagccccaaccacTACAACTCaggaacaaacaacaacagtggaagcaaccacagctacaagtaTACCATCAACTACAACAGCTACAACAGAAATGACCAGTACTGTTGTATCCACAACACAGTCTGTAACAACAGATGAAACAACTGCATCAACAACAATGGTAGCCCCAACCACTACAAATCAGGAACCaagtactacagaggaaacaaccacatcTACAACTATACagacaacagcacaaacagcagaactaaccactaccacagaatcaattacacaggctacaacaagcacaggaccAATGATAGTAGAAACTACTGCATCTACAGCTACTTCAGCTCCAACCAATACAATTCAGGAACCTACAACTACAACACTACCTACAGcaccaacaacagaacaaacaactgcatctacaacaactgtagcctCAACCACTACAACTCaggaacaaacaacaacagtggaaacaaccacagctacaagtaTACCATCAACTACAACACCTACAACAGAACAATCAagtacacaggctacaacaagcacaggaccaataacagtagaaacaactgcatctacaactactcaaGTTTCAACCACTACAACCGAGGAAGCAAggactacagaggaaacaaccacagctacaagtaCACCATCAACTACAACACCTACAACAGAACAATCAACTatacaggctacaacaagcacaggaccAATAACAGTAGAAACTACTGCATCTACAGCTacttcagctccaaccagtACACTTCAGGAACCTACAACTACAACAGTACATACAGCACCACCAACAGAACTGGCCACTAGCACTATATCCACAACagaggctacaacaagcacacagCCAACAACTGAAGAAACAACTACATCcacaacaactgtagccccaaccacTACAACTCaggaacaaacaacaacagtggaaacaaccacagctacaagtaTACCATCAACTACAACACCTACAACAGAAATGACCAGTACTATTGTATCCACAACACAGTCTCTAACAACAGATGAAACAACTGCATCAACAACAATGGTAGCGCCAACCACTACAAATCAGGAACCaagtactacagaggaaacaactacatCTACAACTATACagacaacagcacaaacagcagaactaaccactaccacagaatcaactacacaggctacaacaagcacaggaccAATGATAGTAGAAACTACTGCATCTACAGCTACTTCAGCTCCAACCAATACAATTCAGGAACCTACAACTACAACACTACCTACAGCACCAACAACAGAACTGACCACTAGCACTCTATCCACAACAGAAGCTACAACAACCACACAGCCAACAACTGaacaaacaactgcatctacaacaactgtagcctCAACCACTACAACTCaggaacaaacaacaacagtggaaacaaccacagctacaagtaTACCATCAtctacaacaccaacaacagaaCAATCAACTatacaggctacaacaagcacaggaccaataacagtagaaacaactgcatctacagctacttcagctccaaccagtACACTTCAGGAACCTACAACTACAACAGTACATACAGCATCACCAACAGAACTGGCCACTAGCACTATATCCACAACagaggctacaacaagcacacagCCAACAACTGAAGAAACAACTACATCcacaacaactgtagccccaaccacTACAACTCaggaacaaacaacaacagtggaaacaaccacagctacaagtaTACCATCAACTACAACAGCTACAACAGAAATGACCAGTACTGTTGTATCCACAACACAGTCTGTAACAACAGATGAAACAACTGCATCAACAACAATGGTAGCCCCAACCACTACAAATCAGGAACCaagtactacagaggaaacaaccacatcTACAACTATACagacaacagcacaaacagcaGAACTAACCACTTCCACAGTATCAGCTACAATGGCTACAACAAGCAAAGTACCAAcgacagtagaaacaactgcatctacagctACTTCAGCTCCAACCAATACAATTCAGGAACCTACAACTACAACACTACCTACAGCACCAACAACAGAACTGACCACTAGCACTCTATCCACAACAGaagctacaacaagcacacagccaacaactgaacaaacaactgcatctacaacaactgtagcctCAACCACTACAACTCaggaacaaacaacaacagtggaaacaaccacagctacaagtaTACCATCAACTACAACACCTACAACAGAACAATCAagtacacaggctacaacaaccACAGGACCAataacagtagaaacaactgcatctacaactactccagttTCAACCACTACAACCGAGGAAGCAAGGACTatagaggaaacaaccacagctacaagtaTACCATCAACTACAACAACTACACAGGCAACAACAAGCACAGGacaaacagtagaaacaactgcatctacaacaactCCAGTTTCAACCACTATAACTGAAGAAGCAACAACTATAGAGGAAATAACCACAACTAGAACTACAACTGAAACTGCAGCAGCAACAATAAAATTTACCACTTCCACAGTATCAGCTACAATGGCTACAACAAGCAAAGTACCAAcgacagtagaaacaactgcatctacagttacttcagctccaaccagtACAATTCAGGAACCTACAACTACAACACTACCTACAGCACCAACAACAGAACTGACCACTAGCACTCTATCCACAACagaggctacaacaagcacacagCCAACAACTGAAGAAACAACTACATCcacaacaactgtagccccaaccacTACAACTCaggaacaaacaacaacagtggaaacaaccacagctacaagtaTACCATCAACTACAACAGCTACAACAGAAATGACCAGTACTGTTGTATCCACAACACAGTCTGTAACAACAGATGAAACAACTGCATCAACAACAATGGTAACCCCAACCACTACAAATCAGGAACCaagtactacagaggaaacaaccacatcTACAACTATACagacaacagcacaaacagcagaactaaccactaccacagaatcaactacacaggctacaacaagcacaggaccAATGATAGTAGAAACTACtgcatctacagctacatcagCTCCAACCAATACAATTCAGGAACCTACAACTACAACACTACCTACAGCACCAACAACAGAACTGGCCACTAGCACTCTATCCACAACAGaagctacaacaagcacacagccaacaactgaacaaacaactgcatctacaacaactgtagccccaaccacTACAACACAGGAAGAAACAACAACAgtggaaacaaccacagctacaagtaTACCATCAACTACAACAACTACACAGGCAACAACAAGCACAGGacaaacagtagaaacaactgcatctacaacaactCCAGTTTCAACCACTATAACTGAAGAAGCAACAACTatagaggaaacaaccacaacTAGAACTACAACTGAAACTGCAGCAGCAACAATAAAATTTACCACTTCCACAGTATCAGCTACAATGGCTACAACAAGCAAAATACCAAcgacagtagaaacaactgcatctacagctacttcagctccaaccagtACAATTCAGGAACCTACAACTACAACACTACCTACAGCACCAACAACAGAACTGACCACTAGCACTCTATCCACAACAGAGACTACAACAAGCACACAGCCAACAACTGaacaaacaactgcatctacaacaactgtagcctCAACCACTACAACTCaggaacaaacaacaacagtggaaacaaccacagctacaagtaTACCATCCACTACAACACCTACAACAGAACTGACCAGTACTATTGTGTCCACAACACAGGCTGCAACAACAgatgaaacaactgcatcttCAACAACTGTAGGCCCAACCACTACAACCCAGGAACCAAGTACTACAGAGGAAAGAACCACAGCTACAAGTGTACTGACAACAGGACAAACAACAGAactatcaactacacaggctacagcaagcacagaaccaacgaCAGTAGAAACTATGGCATCTACAGCTacttcagctccaaccagtACAATTCAGGAACCAATGATTACAACACTACctacagaaccaacaacagaacTGACCACTAGCACTATATCCACAAGagaggctacaacaagcacacagccaacaacagaagaaacatcTACCTCTACgacaactgtagccccaaccacTACAACTCaggaacaaacaacaacagtggaAATAACCACAGCTACGAGTATATCATCAACTACAACACCTTCAACAGAACTGACCACTAGCACTATATCCACAACAGAGGCTACAACAAAAACgcagccaacaacagaagaaacatcTACCTCTACgacaactgtagccccaaccactacaactgaggaaccaacaactacagaggaaacaaccacaggtacaactgtactgacaacaacaccaacaacaggACTGGCCACTAGCAGAGTATCAACTATaaaggctacaacaagcacaggaccaacaacagtagaaacaactgtaaCTACTTCTCCAGCTCCAAGCACTACAACagaggaagcaacaactacagagaaaacaaccacagctacaactacaacattaactacagcagcaacaacagaactgacATCTACCACAGTAACAACCACAAAGGCTACAACAAGCAGAGGACCAACGACAGTAGATGCTACTggatctacaactactccagctcaaagcactacaactgaggaagcaacaactacagaggaaacaaccacagctacaaatGTACTAACTACAGCACCAATAACAGAactatcaactacacaggctacaacaagcataGGACCAATAACAGTAGAAGCTattgcatctacaactactccagctcaaAGCaatacaactgaggaagcaacaactacagaagAAACAACCACAGCgtcaactgtactgacaacagaaccaacaacagcatctacaacaactgtagccccaactaGTACAACTCAGGAGCCCattactacagaggaaactactacaagtacaactgtactgacaacaataccaactacagaactatcaactacacaggttacaacaagtgcagaaccaacaacagtaggaacaactgcatctacaactactccagctccaactgaggaagcaacaactacagaggaaacaaccacagctccaagtacaacattaactacagcagcaacaacaaaactaaccactaccacagaatcaactacacaggctacaacacaGGCTACAACTTCTCCAGCTCCAGCTACTACAACTGAGAAACCAACAACTACAGAAGAAACAACCACAACttcaactgtactgacaacagcaCCAACAACAGAAATGACCAGTAGCACAGTATCAAcgacacaggctacaacaagcacaggaccaacaacagtagaaacaactgcatctacaactactccaggtCCAACCACTACAAATGAgaaagcaacaactacagaggaaacaaccaaagccacaacaacaacattaactacaACACCAACAGCAGAGCTGACCAGTACTACTGTGTCCACAACTCAGGCTACAACAACCACACAGCAAACAAAAGCAGAATCACCCACATCTTCAACTTCCCCAGCTCCAGCCACTACAACTGAGAAACCAACAACTACAGAAGAAACAACCACAGCttcaactgtactgacaacggCACAAACAACAGAACTGACAACTACCACAGTAACAACTatacaggctacaacaagcacaggaccaacaacagtagaaacaactgcatctacaattacTCCAGCTCCATccactacaactgaggaagcaagaACTACAGAGAAAATTTCCACAGCTACAACTACAACAagaactacagcagcaacaatagAATTAACCACAACAGAGGctacaacaaacacacagccaacaacagaagaaacaactgcatctatgacaactgtagccccaaccatTACAATTCAGGAACAAATAACTACAGTGGAAACAACTACACCTAAAAGTATACCATTAACTACAACACCTAAAGCAGAACTGACCAGTACTATAGTGTCCACAACACAGGCTGCAACAACAGATGAAACAATTGCATtaacaacaactgtagccctaacaactacaactgaggaagtaaCAACTACAGGTGAAATTtccacagctacaactgtactgactccatcaccaacaacagaactgacctctacacaggctacaacaaaaacacagctaaCAAAAGCAGAATCACCTACATCTACAACTTCTCCAGCACCAGCCACTACAACTGATGAAACAACAACTACAGAAGAAACAACCACAGCTTCAACTGTACTGACTTCAACAGCAACAGAACTGTcaactaccacagaatcaactacacagccTATCACAAGCACAGGTACAACTGCATCTATTTCAGCTCCAACCAGTACACCTGAAGAACAAACATCTATTGAGCAAGCAACCACAGCTACCACTGTACCACTAACTACAATAAAAGCAACAGAACAGACCCCTATCACTACATCCACTACCCAGGCTACAACAACCACACCAACTTCAGAAATAACTACATCTTCAAATCATCAAAATCCAACTGGTACATCTGAGGAAACAATTACAACTACAAGTGTATTATCAACTCCACCAGTAAAAGTGAGTTCATACATTGAATCTACGACAAAgactacaacacacacagaaacaatagcagaaataactgcatCTATGACTAGTCCAGCTCTAAGTACTTCATTTGAAATATCAACCACTTCAGAGCAAACATCAACCACATATACAACTGTACCATCAACTGCAACAGAAGTACCACATAGCACTGTAATTTTaccacaggctacaacaagcacagcaCCAACTAATCTATCTCCAACCACTACAATTGAGAAACCATTAACTACAAAAGAAACAACCACAGATACAACTATAACTCTGACTACAACAACAGCAGAACTGAGCACTACCACTGTATCCAcaacacaggctacaacaagcacaggacatacaactactccagctgcAAGAAGTACAATTGAATTAATTGCAACTACAGAAGAAACAGTCACAGCTGCAACTGTAATAACAACAGGAACAGCCAATATTAGTCTATCCACAACTCAGGCTACAGCAACTACAAAACCAACAGCAGAAACAACTGGACCTACAACTAATCAAGTTACGAgcagtataaaaaataaagcatcaACAGCAATCACAGTACCAACAAGTGCAGAAACAATTACTCCTGCAAGGAGTACAGCTTTAATTACTACAGTTGAAGCATCAATATCTACAGAGGAAAGTCCAACTACATCACCCAGAACTGCACAAACAATAACAACTACTACTGAGTTCACAACACAGACTATACCTTCTACAGCAACACCTTCATTAATGTATGTTACTTTCTGACACATAAATGAGTAAAGAATTATATATTCATACTGAATTCTGATACTAAATTAATGTATAATGCTTTAATTTTTTAGACCTGGTTCAGCTGTGGTCCAGACCAGGATGGTCTTCaattcctcctctcctgttcccAGTGAGAGTTTGGTCCTCAGGGCGATCCAGACTCTTCTCAGTGCTCGACTCACaaacctctctgactctgtaaaagtgctgaacttcacctacgagagtatgtttt encodes:
- the LOC128605759 gene encoding uncharacterized protein LOC128605759; translated protein: MTSTVVSTTQSVTTDETTASTTMVAPTTTNQEPSTTEETTTSTTIQTTAQTAELTTTTESITQATTSTGPMIVETTASTATSAPTNTIQEPTTTTLPTAPTTEQTTASTTTVASTTTTQEQTTTVETTTATSIPSTTTPTTEQSSTQATTSTGPITVETTASTTTQVSTTTTEEARTTEETTTATSTPSTTTPTTEQSTIQATTSTGPITVETTASTATSAPTSTLQEPTTTTVHTAPPTELATSTISTTEATTSTQPTTEETTTSTTTVAPTTTTQEQTTTVETTTATSIPSTTTPTTEMTSTIVSTTQSLTTDETTASTTMVAPTTTNQEPSTTEETTTSTTIQTTAQTAELTTTTESTTQATTSTGPMIVETTASTATSAPTNTIQEPTTTTLPTAPTTELTTSTLSTTEATTTTQPTTEQTTASTTTVASTTTTQEQTTTVETTTATSIPSSTTPTTEQSTIQATTSTGPITVETTASTATSAPTSTLQEPTTTTVHTASPTELATSTISTTEATTSTQPTTEETTTSTTTVAPTTTTQEQTTTVETTTATSIPSTTTATTEMTSTVVSTTQSVTTDETTASTTMVAPTTTNQEPSTTEETTTSTTIQTTAQTAELTTSTVSATMATTSKVPTTVETTASTATSAPTNTIQEPTTTTLPTAPTTELTTSTLSTTEATTSTQPTTEQTTASTTTVASTTTTQEQTTTVETTTATSIPSTTTPTTEQSSTQATTTTGPITVETTASTTTPVSTTTTEEARTIEETTTATSIPSTTTTTQATTSTGQTVETTASTTTPVSTTITEEATTIEEITTTRTTTETAAATIKFTTSTVSATMATTSKVPTTVETTASTVTSAPTSTIQEPTTTTLPTAPTTELTTSTLSTTEATTSTQPTTEETTTSTTTVAPTTTTQEQTTTVETTTATSIPSTTTATTEMTSTVVSTTQSVTTDETTASTTMVTPTTTNQEPSTTEETTTSTTIQTTAQTAELTTIVETTASTATSAPTNTIQEPTTTTLPTAPTTELATSTLSTTEATTSTQPTTEQTTASTTTVAPTTTTQEETTTVETTTATSIPSTTTTTQATTSTGQTVETTASTTTPVSTTITEEATTIEETTTTRTTTETAAATIKFTTSTVSATMATTSKIPTTVETTASTATSAPTSTIQEPTTTTLPTAPTTELTTSTLSTTETTTSTQPTTEQTTASTTTVASTTTTQEQTTTVETTTATSIPSTTTPTTELTSTIVSTTQAATTDETTASSTTVGPTTTTQEPSTTEERTTATSVLTTGQTTELSTTQATASTEPTTVETMASTATSAPTSTIQEPMITTLPTEPTTELTTSTISTREATTSTQPTTEETSTSTTTVAPTTTTQEQTTTVEITTATSISSTTTPSTELTTSTISTTEATTKTQPTTEETSTSTTTVAPTTTTEEPTTTEETTTGTTVLTTTPTTGLATSRVSTIKATTSTGPTTVETTVTTSPAPSTTTEEATTTEKTTTATTTTLTTAATTELTSTTVTTTKATTSRGPTTVDATGSTTTPAQSTTTEEATTTEETTTATNVLTTAPITELSTTQATTSIGPITVEAIASTTTPAQSNTTEEATTTEETTTASTVLTTEPTTASTTTVAPTSTTQEPITTEETTTKQTSTTYTTVPSTATEVPHSTVILPQATTSTAPTNLSPTTTIEKPLTTKETTTDTTITLTTTTAELSTTTVSTTQATTSTGHTTTPAARSTIELIATTEETVTAATVITTGTANISLSTTQATATTKPTAETTGPTTNQVTSSIKNKASTAITVPTSAETITPARSTALITTVEASISTEESPTTSPRTAQTITTTTEFTTQTIPSTATPSLIPGSAVVQTRMVFNSSSPVPSESLVLRAIQTLLSARLTNLSDSVKVLNFTYEKISDTSYAVNFTLSISNISVSKNPDLRNDTYTQVENIINNALNTLLNDAGAEPFEPQSSFFTSSGNQVNGDMEYYFQDGDTKTPAAFLDELTPVSGSAVVQTRMVFNSSSPVPSESLVLSAIQTLLSARLTNLSDSVKVLNFTYEKISDTSYAVNVTLSISNISMSKNPDLRNDTYTQMENIINNALNTLLNDAGAEPFEPQSSFFTSSGNQVNGDMDYYFQDGATKTPAAFLNELTPVSGSAVVQTRMVFNSSSPVPSESLVLSAIQTLLSARLTNLSDSVKVLNFTYEKISDTSYAVNFTLSISNISMSKNPDLRNDTYTQVENIINNALNTLLNEPGAEPLEPQSSFFTSSGNQVNGDMEYYFQDGATKTPAAFLNELTPVSGSAVVQTRMVFNSSSPVPSESLVLSAIQTLLSARLTNLSDPVKVLNFTYKKISDTSYAVNFTFSISNISMSKNPDLRNDTYTQVENIINNALNTLLNDAAVEPFKPQSSFFTSSGNQVNGDMEYYFQDGDTKTPAAFLNELTPVSGSAVVQTRMVFNSSSPVPSESLVLSAIQTLLSARLTNLSDSVKVLNFTYEKISDTSYAVNFTLSISNISMSKNPDLRNDTYTQVENIINNALNTLLNEPGAEPLEPQSSFFTSSGNQVNGDMEYYFQDGATKTPAAFLNELTPVSGSAVVQTRMVFNSSSPVPSESLVLSAIQTLLSARLTNLSDPVKVLNFTYKKISDTSYAVNFTFSISNISMSKNPDLRNDTYTQVENIINNALNTLLNDAAVEPFKPQSSFFTSSGNQVNGDMEYYFQDGATKTPAAFLNELTPVSGSAVVQTRMVFNSSSPVPSESLVLSAIQTLLSARLTNLSDPVKVLNFTYKKISDTSYAVNFTFSISNISMSKNPDLRNDTYTQVENIINNALNTLLNDAAVEPFKPQSSFFTSSGNQVNGDMEYYFQDRDTKTPAAFLDDLKPVLGNALIRIRLVFKNLTRVPSEADVLNAANALLDPKIRRARAIDTQTLSDPVSIQNVIYEKIGNNSYIISFAFKVSNVTISKDLQLRNATYDLIQNTINSLLNTILNVKDAPAFVFPQANYTFNGTAIEANSEYIFVEGETKWTPSGFLSAILNISGLSTFTTPAAQTNPPVLRPTVQAHSNTTTTGGNSAWILGIIIPCSIVIILIPCWILLCCLLCGCCAGLRRRYNRRRSYNVQYTTRNGLF